The Streptomyces luteogriseus genome includes a window with the following:
- a CDS encoding thermonuclease family protein, translating into MTAAALTDRYDRYLLYVWNEQGTFVNESLVRSGHVKAVLYPPNDKYWPRISDAEDAAQQAGSGLWAACPEQPETSIAPRTRLTRLPRIPRHVQTSRTGLPLVSPTWTARTCQAPSGSAPMTRTALTGTETASAAMPTDPPDS; encoded by the coding sequence ATGACGGCGGCGGCGCTCACCGACCGCTATGACCGGTACCTGCTGTACGTGTGGAACGAGCAGGGCACCTTCGTCAACGAATCCCTCGTCCGCAGCGGTCACGTCAAGGCCGTCCTCTACCCGCCCAACGACAAGTACTGGCCCAGAATCTCTGACGCCGAGGACGCCGCCCAGCAGGCAGGATCCGGCCTGTGGGCCGCCTGCCCCGAGCAGCCGGAGACCTCCATCGCCCCCCGGACCCGCCTGACTCGCCTGCCCCGGATACCCCGGCACGTCCAGACCTCCCGGACGGGCCTCCCGCTGGTGTCCCCGACGTGGACTGCTCGGACCTGTCAGGCCCCGTCTGGGTCGGCCCCGATGACCCGCACCGCCTTGACCGGGACGGAGACGGCATCGGCTGCGATGCCAACTGATCCACCCGATAGCTGA
- a CDS encoding serine hydrolase: MASLTACSSTGTLDEVQTSLTRSSAPAAAVAGPPSASLGAALARSLEPVLMDADTRLAVAVFDLNSVNRKIASYQGDALFTTASISKVDTLAALLLQAQDEGRELTTKERQAAEAMITTSDNDAADLLWRAIGKGEGLDAANERLGLSSTHGGPGVHWGLTQTTAKDQIRLLQSVFPHGLAGSARARDGLNPESKAYIRELMGDIVEGQDWGVSAASSRWSLKNGWLQRTATGLWVINSIGQVRLPGHRYLVSVLSSGNTSKQGGISLIERAVKAAIDATSAHARHKPTGAGPTRPVGLR; this comes from the coding sequence ATGGCGTCGCTCACCGCATGTTCTTCCACCGGCACGCTCGACGAGGTGCAGACGTCCCTCACGCGCAGTAGCGCGCCGGCCGCCGCAGTGGCGGGGCCACCGTCAGCCAGCCTTGGCGCGGCTCTAGCGCGGTCGCTCGAGCCGGTACTGATGGACGCTGACACCCGGTTGGCGGTGGCCGTGTTCGACCTGAACAGCGTTAACCGGAAGATCGCCTCTTACCAGGGCGACGCATTGTTCACCACGGCGAGCATCAGCAAGGTGGACACTCTCGCGGCGTTGCTGCTCCAAGCGCAGGATGAGGGCCGCGAACTGACGACCAAGGAGCGCCAGGCCGCCGAGGCAATGATCACGACGAGCGACAACGACGCGGCGGACCTCCTGTGGCGGGCGATCGGCAAGGGAGAGGGCCTCGACGCGGCGAACGAACGGCTGGGGCTTTCCTCGACACATGGCGGCCCCGGCGTCCACTGGGGCCTTACCCAGACGACGGCTAAGGACCAGATCCGGTTGTTGCAGTCGGTTTTCCCCCATGGGCTGGCGGGCTCCGCCCGCGCGCGCGACGGGCTGAACCCGGAATCGAAGGCTTACATCCGGGAGTTGATGGGTGACATCGTGGAAGGTCAGGACTGGGGAGTGTCGGCCGCATCCTCCCGCTGGTCACTCAAGAACGGCTGGCTGCAGCGCACTGCAACCGGGCTGTGGGTCATCAACAGCATCGGACAGGTCAGGCTGCCGGGGCACCGGTACCTGGTCTCGGTTCTCAGCAGCGGCAACACGTCGAAGCAAGGCGGCATCTCGCTGATCGAACGGGCGGTGAAAGCGGCGATCGACGCAACCAGCGCCCATGCCCGTCACAAGCCGACTGGCGCAGGCCCCACGAGGCCAGTGGGGCTCCGTTAG
- a CDS encoding nuclease, translating to MLVIKGTYRIINTRPDGDTVSFLPQDPGFWCDVPGRNRVERNSRGGGTVRMDAIGALETHYKGVGPDEVHQPLDLGARAARDELLSWLGFGAVLLDEKEKVTASTPETVPGFILASGADIFGRCIALVGRGDLPPDLKNGKRTIVTTDHLHQTANHRLLELGLVYPTFYSKLPEELRDDMAETTRQARAAKAPNSVWAKDVTFEGGAKIEKLNSITEHQVILPKLFRRLADYIRLFGPSLSCFPAYLAGEYEEFRLSGQEKSLHGLQHVLEITDNTIRMTRPIEDITIVEK from the coding sequence ATGCTGGTAATCAAGGGGACGTACCGGATCATCAACACCCGACCCGACGGCGACACCGTCTCCTTCCTGCCCCAGGACCCGGGCTTTTGGTGCGACGTGCCCGGCAGGAACCGGGTCGAGCGCAATAGCCGTGGCGGCGGTACGGTCCGGATGGACGCCATCGGCGCACTGGAGACCCACTACAAGGGGGTCGGCCCCGACGAGGTTCACCAGCCACTCGACCTGGGAGCTCGTGCCGCCCGCGACGAGTTGCTGTCCTGGCTGGGCTTCGGCGCCGTCCTCCTGGACGAGAAGGAGAAGGTCACCGCCTCGACCCCGGAAACCGTGCCCGGCTTCATCCTCGCGAGCGGTGCCGACATCTTCGGCCGCTGCATCGCCCTGGTCGGCCGGGGCGACTTGCCGCCAGATCTCAAGAACGGCAAGCGCACCATCGTGACCACCGACCACCTGCACCAGACTGCCAACCACCGACTGCTTGAGCTCGGCCTGGTCTACCCGACCTTCTACAGCAAACTCCCCGAAGAGCTGCGCGACGACATGGCCGAAACCACCCGGCAGGCCCGCGCAGCCAAGGCCCCCAACAGTGTTTGGGCCAAGGACGTAACCTTCGAGGGCGGGGCCAAAATCGAGAAGCTCAATTCCATCACGGAGCACCAGGTGATCCTCCCGAAGCTGTTCCGCCGCCTCGCGGACTACATCCGCCTCTTCGGCCCATCCCTGAGCTGCTTCCCCGCCTATCTGGCCGGCGAGTACGAAGAGTTCCGCCTCTCAGGGCAAGAGAAGTCCCTCCACGGACTGCAGCACGTCCTCGAGATCACCGACAACACCATCAGGATGACCAGGCCGATCGAGGACATCACCATCGTGGAGAAGTGA
- a CDS encoding SAV_2336 N-terminal domain-related protein translates to MITRVTQVLAESGIELSQEELLDALWLAGRLPPGSGPLARLAAQQAPRGPAKALEDTAPPPAAPGPEGAEEPHEPETAEQPDPGPMRPVLSTAEPKEDTDTPQVTALPVRAPDGRVFGAGELRLGKSLRPLRQRFPDHRRHELDIARTVTVLADTGIPETVTRPVRSRWLSLALVVDDGVSMIIWQRLAAELRALMERAGAFRDVRVHGLDTRGSTPRLRSSPYTDSGHLRAPETVSDPTGNTLVLVVSDGVGKAWRDDRMRRVMELWARCGPTAIVQALPVRLWDGSGIAARPWQVTTRRRGGPTRAWHVTDPVLPPDLVRFDSVPIPVLEPTPSAIGDWARLIASPGDTAVLPLWSPGRGQQGRPSAGASPGHDADAVLRFRNAASPEAYRLAAHLAAVSPVTPPVMRLVQTALGPPIDPGHITEVFLGGLMHQLTTDAPDRLPHHRRYDFSSDARRRLLTAVSPKELLRTTQAVTSHIEAAVGRSPVFPAWVGHPDGSAVIGDAGRSFGWLKEELLRRLGIAPGRGSDTGAGPGPRTAAGGPGPATPPGAESDGYGTATEPLLPGPDELPPGWEPLLTDDPVRFGRFRPYARSARGWFHVVMYLALDEDGTAVTVRAPAPEYDRGPEAAGELVRTESECLLRMDGTYAPDLLDVRTSPANTRPWIAAALVHRRADDPSSGPAPNLRAFLEEHGGSVPQAVFLRIGQDLARAVDRAHGLGLVHGGIAPRAVLVTDRDVRLVGWMAASVDGADNDHRVGFPRSDAYLGPDDDSSSLTPESDLAATGALLLSVLTGRWSDSRTPEGRRAVAASGIAPELADALWRCLDKDPTRRPTAATLAAAFARASARQAVTGAGEGAVRTGAEDTEPMGATRKEAEPKGGGSSVAADNVRHYRTLARQNPDAYALPLARSLRILSNRLADDGRLDEALVTVDEAVELLRQHFARSPEAAARELAETLGNHSVRLAETGRATEALAASYEAVSLYRPLAQREPETYGPGLAALMSNLSNRLADMDRREEALDMIEEAVRINRELANRGAGARDAALARNLTNLGNRLGGLGRREEGLQAAREAVLLYRELAAHRFVDVGADLATSLNNLAARLADVGLRQEAFDALEEAAEVGRRFAEVRSDASRETDRQGDRIRSWILETPDRRQR, encoded by the coding sequence GTGATCACGCGCGTGACGCAGGTCCTCGCCGAGAGCGGCATCGAGCTCTCCCAGGAGGAACTCCTCGACGCCCTCTGGCTGGCCGGGAGACTGCCCCCGGGCTCCGGTCCGCTGGCCCGGCTCGCCGCACAGCAGGCCCCGCGCGGGCCAGCCAAAGCCCTGGAGGACACCGCCCCGCCGCCAGCCGCGCCTGGCCCCGAAGGTGCCGAGGAGCCCCACGAGCCGGAGACGGCCGAACAGCCCGACCCAGGTCCCATGCGCCCGGTCCTGTCGACGGCCGAGCCAAAGGAGGACACCGACACGCCACAGGTCACGGCGCTCCCCGTCCGCGCTCCCGACGGCCGCGTCTTTGGAGCCGGCGAACTTCGGCTCGGGAAGTCCCTGCGCCCGCTGCGGCAGCGGTTCCCCGACCATCGGCGCCACGAACTCGACATCGCGCGCACAGTAACGGTGCTAGCCGACACCGGCATACCCGAGACCGTCACCCGCCCGGTCAGGAGCCGTTGGCTCTCCCTCGCTCTCGTCGTCGACGACGGTGTCTCCATGATCATCTGGCAGCGCCTCGCCGCCGAGCTCCGGGCGCTGATGGAGCGCGCCGGCGCCTTCCGCGACGTGCGCGTCCACGGACTCGACACCCGAGGCAGCACACCGCGCCTCCGCTCCAGCCCGTACACCGACAGCGGGCACCTCCGGGCGCCCGAGACCGTGAGCGATCCGACAGGGAACACCCTCGTGCTCGTCGTCAGCGACGGCGTGGGCAAGGCGTGGCGCGACGACCGCATGCGGCGGGTCATGGAGCTCTGGGCGCGGTGCGGCCCCACCGCCATCGTCCAGGCACTGCCCGTACGGCTATGGGACGGTTCCGGCATCGCCGCGCGGCCCTGGCAAGTCACCACCCGGCGCCGCGGCGGGCCCACCCGTGCCTGGCACGTCACGGACCCGGTACTCCCGCCAGACCTCGTCCGCTTCGACTCCGTACCCATCCCGGTCCTCGAACCGACCCCCTCGGCCATCGGCGACTGGGCGCGGCTCATCGCCTCCCCCGGGGACACCGCCGTCCTGCCTCTGTGGAGCCCCGGCCGGGGCCAACAGGGCCGGCCCTCCGCCGGTGCCTCTCCGGGCCACGACGCCGACGCCGTCCTGCGGTTCAGGAACGCCGCCTCGCCCGAGGCCTACCGGCTCGCGGCCCACCTCGCCGCCGTCTCACCGGTCACCCCGCCCGTCATGCGCTTGGTGCAGACCGCGCTCGGGCCTCCCATCGACCCCGGCCACATCACGGAGGTGTTCCTGGGCGGCCTGATGCACCAGCTCACAACCGACGCCCCGGACCGCCTGCCCCACCACCGACGGTACGACTTCTCCAGCGACGCCCGCCGCCGCCTCCTTACAGCCGTCTCGCCGAAGGAACTGCTCCGCACCACCCAGGCGGTCACCTCGCACATCGAAGCCGCCGTCGGCCGCTCGCCGGTCTTCCCGGCCTGGGTCGGCCACCCTGACGGCTCCGCCGTGATCGGGGACGCCGGACGCTCCTTCGGCTGGCTGAAGGAGGAGCTGCTGCGTCGGCTGGGGATCGCGCCGGGGAGAGGCAGCGACACGGGGGCCGGCCCCGGGCCGCGCACGGCAGCGGGCGGACCGGGCCCCGCCACACCTCCCGGTGCGGAGTCCGACGGCTACGGCACCGCGACCGAGCCACTCCTTCCCGGACCTGACGAGCTGCCGCCGGGCTGGGAGCCGCTCCTCACAGACGACCCGGTCCGGTTCGGCCGGTTCCGGCCGTACGCCCGCAGCGCCCGTGGCTGGTTCCACGTGGTGATGTACCTGGCTCTGGACGAGGACGGCACCGCCGTCACGGTCCGCGCGCCCGCGCCGGAGTATGACCGGGGCCCGGAGGCGGCCGGGGAACTCGTACGGACGGAGTCCGAGTGCCTGCTCCGCATGGACGGCACGTACGCGCCCGACCTGCTCGACGTACGGACGTCCCCCGCCAACACGCGGCCGTGGATCGCGGCGGCCTTGGTGCACCGGCGCGCAGACGATCCGTCGTCCGGTCCGGCGCCGAACCTGCGCGCGTTCCTCGAGGAGCACGGGGGTTCGGTCCCGCAAGCGGTCTTCCTGAGGATCGGCCAGGACCTGGCCCGCGCGGTCGATCGCGCCCATGGTCTTGGACTCGTCCACGGAGGGATCGCGCCGAGGGCCGTCCTGGTGACCGACCGCGATGTCCGGCTGGTCGGCTGGATGGCGGCGAGCGTCGACGGTGCCGACAACGATCACCGTGTCGGCTTCCCCCGCAGCGACGCGTATCTCGGGCCGGACGACGACAGCTCCTCGCTTACCCCAGAGAGCGATCTGGCCGCCACCGGTGCCCTGCTCCTGTCCGTCCTCACGGGAAGGTGGTCCGACTCCAGGACCCCCGAAGGACGACGCGCTGTGGCGGCGTCGGGGATCGCCCCGGAGCTCGCCGACGCCCTCTGGAGATGCCTGGACAAGGACCCGACCCGCAGACCCACCGCCGCGACGCTCGCAGCAGCCTTCGCCCGGGCGTCCGCTCGACAAGCCGTCACCGGGGCGGGCGAAGGCGCAGTACGGACGGGGGCGGAAGATACGGAACCGATGGGAGCTACGCGGAAAGAGGCAGAGCCAAAAGGTGGGGGTTCCTCCGTCGCCGCCGACAACGTCCGGCACTACCGCACGCTCGCGCGGCAAAACCCGGACGCGTACGCCCTGCCCCTCGCCCGCAGTCTTCGGATCCTGTCGAACCGGCTGGCCGACGACGGACGCCTCGATGAGGCGCTCGTGACCGTCGACGAAGCGGTGGAACTCTTGCGGCAGCATTTCGCGCGCAGCCCCGAGGCCGCCGCCCGCGAACTCGCTGAGACGCTCGGCAACCACTCCGTGCGGCTGGCCGAGACCGGCCGGGCCACGGAAGCCCTCGCAGCCAGCTACGAGGCGGTGTCGCTGTACCGGCCGCTGGCGCAGCGGGAACCGGAGACGTACGGTCCCGGCCTCGCCGCCCTCATGAGCAACCTGTCCAACCGCCTGGCCGACATGGACCGCCGGGAAGAGGCCCTCGACATGATCGAGGAAGCCGTCCGAATCAACCGCGAGCTGGCCAACCGGGGCGCCGGGGCCCGCGACGCGGCCCTGGCGAGGAATCTGACCAACCTGGGCAACCGGCTGGGCGGTCTCGGCCGGCGGGAGGAGGGACTGCAGGCGGCCAGGGAAGCCGTGCTGCTCTACCGCGAGCTGGCCGCGCACCGGTTCGTCGATGTCGGTGCGGACCTCGCCACAAGCCTGAACAACCTCGCCGCCCGGTTGGCCGACGTGGGGCTGCGCCAAGAGGCCTTCGACGCCCTCGAGGAGGCCGCGGAGGTTGGACGGAGGTTCGCCGAAGTGAGGTCGGACGCCTCCCGCGAGACCGACCGGCAGGGGGACAGGATCAGGTCCTGGATCCTTGAGACACCGGATCGGAGGCAGCGGTGA
- a CDS encoding AAA family ATPase: MTTPEPAAAPDPRTRPEDADWRLFSGDGTPRRTPFPPAPPWRRFDPEDAAEEHATASSRPYLIGPEEADVVNAALHLRRPLLVTGHPGTGKSSLAHAVAHELTLGRVLQWPVNSRSTLRDALYEYDAVGRLREASLRRNADGEEPDIGHYVRLGPLGNALVPRERPRVLLVDELDKGDIDLPNDLLTVFEEGWFVIPELARLPEDHAPVHVQTDDPDHPAAVTRGRIRCQEFPVVIITNNGEREFPAAFLRRCVRLELPEPDEKRLRDIVSAHFGADALDGVDDLLQEFLDRRASGELATDQLLNAVFLRKGGIGLDASSLFEAVLHRLGGAV, encoded by the coding sequence ATGACGACCCCGGAGCCCGCGGCCGCCCCAGACCCCCGGACCCGGCCCGAGGACGCCGACTGGCGCCTCTTCAGCGGTGACGGCACACCGCGGCGGACGCCTTTCCCCCCAGCGCCGCCGTGGCGGCGGTTCGACCCGGAGGACGCGGCCGAGGAACACGCCACCGCATCGTCCCGGCCCTACCTCATCGGTCCCGAGGAAGCAGATGTCGTGAACGCCGCGCTTCACCTGCGCCGACCACTCCTGGTCACAGGACACCCCGGCACCGGCAAATCCTCCCTGGCCCACGCCGTCGCCCACGAACTAACCCTCGGCCGCGTCCTGCAGTGGCCCGTCAACAGCCGCTCCACCCTGCGGGACGCGCTGTACGAGTACGACGCCGTCGGCCGGCTCCGTGAAGCCAGCCTGCGCCGCAACGCCGACGGCGAGGAACCCGACATCGGCCACTACGTCCGGCTCGGCCCCCTGGGCAACGCCCTCGTCCCCCGGGAACGCCCCCGGGTGCTGCTCGTCGACGAACTGGACAAGGGGGACATCGACCTCCCCAACGACCTCCTCACGGTCTTCGAGGAGGGATGGTTCGTGATCCCGGAACTCGCACGCCTCCCGGAGGACCACGCGCCGGTGCACGTCCAGACCGACGACCCCGACCATCCCGCCGCAGTTACGCGCGGCCGGATCCGGTGCCAGGAGTTCCCCGTCGTGATCATCACCAACAACGGCGAACGCGAGTTCCCTGCCGCCTTCCTCCGGCGCTGCGTCCGCCTCGAACTCCCCGAACCCGACGAGAAGCGCCTCCGGGACATCGTCTCCGCCCACTTCGGCGCGGACGCCCTCGACGGCGTCGACGACCTGCTGCAGGAGTTCTTGGACCGCCGCGCCTCCGGCGAACTCGCCACCGACCAGCTCCTCAACGCCGTGTTCCTCCGCAAGGGCGGCATCGGCCTCGACGCCAGCTCCCTCTTCGAAGCCGTCCTGCACCGGCTCGGCGGAGCCGTGTGA
- a CDS encoding MerR family transcriptional regulator has protein sequence MTADDSYGRLDDDNYPAYTMGRAAELLGTTQGFLRAIGDARLITPLRSAGGHRRYSRYQLRIAARARELVDQGTPIEAACRIIILEDQLEEAQRINAEYRRTAARHTADV, from the coding sequence ATGACAGCAGACGATTCGTATGGCCGTCTCGACGACGACAACTACCCCGCCTACACCATGGGACGGGCCGCCGAACTGCTCGGCACCACGCAGGGTTTCCTCCGTGCCATCGGCGACGCCCGCCTCATCACGCCGCTGCGCTCCGCGGGCGGACACCGCCGCTACTCCCGCTACCAGCTGCGCATCGCCGCTCGCGCCCGCGAACTCGTCGACCAGGGCACCCCCATCGAGGCCGCCTGCCGCATCATCATCCTCGAAGACCAGCTCGAAGAAGCCCAGCGCATCAACGCCGAATACCGCCGCACCGCAGCCCGACACACGGCCGACGTCTGA